Proteins found in one Corallococcus macrosporus genomic segment:
- a CDS encoding Y-family DNA polymerase, translated as MRRGYLHVMRFPVQRKVIESPALAGQPLVLVEEVRGQRRVAFASTRALKAGVRPGMTLTAATALEPGLRHFPYRPKDEAQALAALGESLLGLCPGFQRDAPEGLWFDASAAHLVGGEAELGARVLEVCAEQGYRAHVTMASEAFTSRVLARHGSRRVEVVPEGQGARALAPLPLGALEDAAARAFSVLGLSTLGEVAALPAGAVTARGGAGAARIHARCRGVDDTPFTPEPLEEALEDRVVLDAPADTFEPVQFALKTLLDRLGARLSGRQRAAVRLTFVLRLDPTGEAQVPLLLARPTARAKLLLDLARHRLGELRLERPVAEVAVRVDAHDEDQGQQLALGDAPEGDAALEAVLSRLATTLGEEALFAASLEAVHRPESAHSARAFHPPETRRGLLSSPGSPAPSALVPEEPAAPITVWRETGAARERPSRLLAQPARLDAEVAPSGEMLAARLGGRRHRVTAMAGPERLGGEWWTDTPYQRDYYRVHFEGLGPAWVYRDGRDGGFYLQGLFD; from the coding sequence ATGCGGAGGGGCTACCTGCACGTCATGCGCTTCCCGGTGCAGCGCAAGGTCATTGAATCGCCCGCGCTCGCGGGCCAGCCGCTGGTGCTGGTGGAGGAGGTGCGCGGCCAGCGCCGGGTGGCCTTCGCCTCCACGCGCGCGCTGAAGGCCGGCGTGCGGCCGGGGATGACGCTGACGGCGGCCACGGCGCTGGAGCCCGGGCTGCGGCACTTCCCGTACCGGCCGAAGGACGAGGCCCAGGCGCTGGCCGCGCTGGGCGAGTCGCTGCTCGGCCTGTGCCCGGGCTTCCAGCGCGACGCGCCGGAGGGGCTGTGGTTCGACGCGAGCGCCGCGCACCTGGTGGGGGGCGAAGCGGAGCTGGGCGCGCGCGTGCTGGAGGTCTGCGCCGAGCAGGGCTACCGCGCGCACGTGACGATGGCGTCGGAGGCGTTCACCTCGCGGGTGCTGGCGCGGCATGGCTCCCGGCGGGTGGAGGTGGTGCCGGAGGGGCAGGGGGCCCGCGCGCTGGCGCCCCTGCCGCTGGGCGCGCTGGAGGACGCCGCGGCGCGGGCCTTCTCCGTGCTGGGGCTGTCCACGCTGGGGGAGGTGGCGGCGCTGCCGGCCGGAGCGGTGACGGCGCGCGGAGGCGCGGGCGCGGCCCGGATCCACGCGCGGTGCCGGGGCGTGGACGACACGCCCTTCACGCCGGAGCCGCTGGAGGAGGCGCTGGAGGACCGGGTGGTGCTGGACGCGCCCGCGGACACCTTCGAGCCCGTGCAGTTCGCGCTCAAGACGCTGTTGGACCGGCTGGGCGCGCGGCTCTCCGGACGCCAGCGCGCGGCGGTGCGGCTCACCTTCGTGCTGCGCCTGGATCCCACCGGCGAGGCCCAGGTGCCGCTGTTGCTGGCGCGGCCCACGGCGCGCGCGAAGCTGCTGCTGGACCTGGCGCGGCACCGGCTGGGGGAGCTGCGGCTGGAGCGGCCGGTGGCGGAGGTCGCCGTGCGGGTGGACGCGCACGACGAGGACCAGGGCCAGCAGCTCGCGCTGGGGGATGCGCCGGAGGGGGACGCGGCCCTGGAGGCCGTGCTGTCGCGGCTGGCGACGACGCTGGGCGAGGAGGCGCTGTTCGCCGCGTCGCTGGAGGCCGTGCACCGTCCGGAGTCCGCGCACTCGGCCCGGGCCTTCCACCCTCCGGAGACGCGGCGCGGCCTGCTGTCCTCCCCAGGCTCTCCCGCACCGTCCGCCCTGGTGCCGGAGGAGCCCGCGGCCCCCATCACCGTCTGGCGTGAGACGGGGGCGGCCCGGGAGCGGCCGTCGCGGCTGCTGGCCCAGCCGGCCCGGCTGGACGCGGAGGTGGCGCCGTCCGGGGAGATGCTCGCGGCGCGCCTGGGGGGCCGGCGGCACCGGGTGACGGCCATGGCGGGGCCGGAGCGGCTGGGTGGTGAGTGGTGGACGGACACCCCGTACCAGCGGGACTACTACCGCGTGCACTTCGAGGGGCTGGGGCCCGCCTGGGTGTACCGGGACGGGCGGGACGGGGGCTTCTACCTGCAGGGGTTGTTCGATTGA
- a CDS encoding NAD-dependent epimerase/dehydratase family protein, with product MRVLVTGAAGFIGAHVCERLLARGDTVVGLDALDAVPGDVALRRSRLQRLSGARGFRFLQGDITDAARLGEAFTAARPEGVVHLAARVGVRAPDAEAPAYADTNVTGFVRVLEACREAKVAHLVYASSSSVYGAATPVPFREDAPVDQPLNLYGATKRANELMAHAYSHLHRLPASGLRFFTVYGPWGRPDMAPLLFLRALAKGEPLRLHGDGRMRRDFTFVDDVAEAVLRVLDRPPSGSPPHRLLNVGHGEPVALGDFVDLLEQHWGAKARVTSVPAQPAEMASTWADTSRLEAETGFRPRVSVDAGVARLVAWYREWIRTDAR from the coding sequence ATGCGGGTCCTGGTGACGGGCGCGGCGGGCTTCATCGGCGCCCATGTCTGCGAGCGGCTCCTCGCCCGGGGTGACACGGTGGTGGGCCTGGACGCGCTGGACGCGGTCCCCGGGGACGTGGCGCTGCGGCGCTCCCGCCTCCAGCGGCTGTCCGGCGCGCGCGGCTTCCGCTTCCTGCAAGGGGACATCACCGACGCGGCCCGGCTGGGCGAGGCGTTCACGGCCGCGCGTCCGGAGGGCGTGGTGCACCTGGCCGCGCGCGTGGGCGTGCGGGCCCCGGACGCGGAGGCCCCGGCGTACGCGGACACCAACGTGACGGGCTTCGTGCGCGTGCTGGAGGCCTGCCGCGAGGCGAAGGTCGCGCACCTGGTCTACGCGTCCTCCAGCTCCGTGTACGGCGCGGCCACGCCGGTGCCGTTCCGCGAGGACGCGCCCGTGGATCAGCCGCTCAACCTCTACGGCGCCACCAAGCGCGCCAACGAGCTGATGGCGCACGCGTACAGCCACCTGCACCGGCTGCCCGCCAGCGGCCTGCGCTTCTTCACGGTGTACGGACCCTGGGGACGTCCGGACATGGCGCCGCTCCTGTTCCTGCGCGCGCTGGCGAAGGGCGAACCCTTGCGGCTGCACGGCGACGGGCGCATGCGGCGCGACTTCACCTTCGTGGACGACGTGGCGGAGGCAGTGCTGCGCGTGCTGGACCGGCCGCCGTCCGGAAGTCCGCCGCACCGGCTGCTCAACGTGGGGCACGGCGAGCCCGTGGCATTGGGCGACTTCGTGGACCTGCTGGAGCAGCACTGGGGCGCGAAGGCCCGCGTGACGTCCGTGCCCGCGCAGCCCGCGGAGATGGCCTCCACGTGGGCGGACACGTCACGCCTGGAGGCGGAGACGGGCTTCCGGCCGCGCGTGTCCGTGGACGCGGGCGTGGCCCGGCTGGTGGCGTGGTACCGCGAGTGGATCCGCACCGACGCCCGCTGA
- a CDS encoding CARDB domain-containing protein: protein MPRLSPSWTHACLLIAGTLVSTGCGSEGASSNANPVRGQGHSLDHGSDLVITELRAPDSVRDGDPFTVTVKVCNQGSAAAYPQGGGTIVQVYLSTTSTQQVPGPNPPPPTQSIVGEVDVGPLEPLQCITRPVNAYALPPPGQPGTAFYLGASIDTWQSVTELDETNNGFVLGLMGVGRGPDLVVSEVRTPASVRPGAGFLADVRVCNVGTMPSSSTEAKIYLSTLDTLSLPTPGSPAATQVPVGTVPVPVLEASGCLTVRTQVFAEPPPAATQPEQPLYVGAIVDPDQQRPELREDNNTRVAGRLGVGLGPDLVVTDLTGPTNVSPGRPFSGSVKVCNVGTDQAMDVRAEVLLSTEAVLSSSQAPGAQTESFVAQVQAPGLDAGRCVTLPVSGISYPPPAFQPGAPLYLGARVDGMQSVPELREDNNTFTKGTVGEGHGPDLVVRSVKGPGNLPDSPSFFLEAQVCNVGTQSLSGSAYLEFYLATEAAVTLPPSSGPYPMQTQVPLGGENVSYLPAGQCQTVAVNAYRILPSGAQPGQPLYLGAAIDPFRMVPELNEDNNTFIQGLVGTGPEADLVITDVRAPANLVEGQSFTATYKVCNRGNTLAHDYGVSLFLSTETEPPVSRPPPAPPVFADLQRAYAFLGRAQPYATLAAGQCTTERSTFTAMRPIDAMPSPFERPLHLSAVVDAQGPEPRTDNNGFAAGIVGLGIGPDLVITELQGPASVRPWGSFTSTVKVCNVGTGTMNSGAYVDVYVSVDDTLPAPDPLAPPGPLPMGSHRIVGSALVPALSAGACATRQIVGSAELPPYAIPFRPLYLGAVVSQGPAPQELRRDNNTRVAGPLSVGNGPDLVVTSVEAPGTVAPYEPFAATVRVCNVGTDSVNSTEVALVVSSEETWALPPQGSPAPFPGPDQFLAGFVNVAPLQAGQCVSSMGMMSAGQPPGGASPGQPVFLSAVVDPFQNQPELREDNNVFVKGRLGVGWDADLVITALTPPASIQPGQSFTTTLTVCNQGSQPSSNQALVTLHLLTVPELSLPAPGAPPPPQDEFLGEFFIPQLAAHTCSTTPVTGHFYGAWWQERTYYVGATLDRNGSTPEVRKDNNTFIGPRVGVGSAPDLVITAVGGPENIAPHDQAPVSVTVCNQGTQPSFAQRVELFFTTEPTPPEPPLPGMPMDPASGVSLVGTVDIPPLPENACITREDTLHASPPASGPEVPLFLAAIVRAPSPFDELRTDNNAFMRGRIGVGYAPDLVVTEVTAPFAVRGGEMFLTTVTVCNQGTQSSWGNSQVEVLLSTQPTLAFPDEMPSSATQVSLGQLDVDNLDAGQCTTRQLFASAYTLPGYQSSGLFYLGALVDSQRFVTELREDNNAFVEGFLAVLP from the coding sequence ATGCCACGGCTATCGCCGTCATGGACACACGCGTGTCTGCTCATCGCAGGCACGCTCGTCAGCACCGGCTGCGGAAGCGAGGGCGCGTCGTCGAACGCGAACCCCGTCCGCGGCCAAGGTCATTCACTGGACCACGGCTCGGACCTGGTCATCACCGAGCTGCGCGCTCCCGACAGCGTTCGCGATGGAGACCCCTTCACCGTCACCGTGAAGGTCTGCAACCAGGGCTCCGCGGCCGCCTATCCCCAGGGCGGCGGAACGATCGTGCAGGTGTACCTGTCCACGACCTCCACCCAGCAGGTGCCCGGCCCCAACCCTCCGCCCCCGACCCAGAGCATCGTGGGCGAGGTGGACGTGGGCCCGCTGGAGCCACTCCAGTGCATCACGCGCCCCGTGAACGCCTACGCACTGCCTCCTCCGGGGCAGCCCGGCACCGCCTTCTATCTGGGCGCCAGCATCGACACCTGGCAGTCGGTGACGGAGCTGGATGAGACCAACAACGGCTTCGTCCTCGGCCTGATGGGCGTGGGCCGCGGCCCGGACCTCGTGGTTTCCGAAGTGCGGACGCCCGCGAGCGTCCGGCCCGGCGCGGGCTTCCTCGCCGACGTGCGCGTCTGCAACGTGGGCACGATGCCCTCGTCCTCCACCGAGGCGAAGATCTACCTTTCCACGCTGGACACCCTGAGCCTTCCCACGCCGGGTTCGCCGGCGGCGACCCAGGTGCCGGTGGGGACCGTCCCCGTGCCGGTGCTGGAGGCGAGCGGGTGCCTCACGGTCCGGACGCAGGTCTTCGCCGAGCCTCCCCCCGCGGCCACCCAGCCCGAGCAGCCGCTGTACGTGGGCGCCATCGTCGACCCGGATCAGCAGCGCCCCGAGCTGCGCGAGGACAACAACACACGCGTCGCGGGCCGACTGGGTGTGGGCCTCGGCCCGGACCTCGTGGTCACCGACCTGACGGGGCCCACGAACGTCTCTCCGGGGAGGCCGTTCTCCGGCTCCGTGAAGGTGTGCAACGTGGGCACGGACCAGGCCATGGATGTGCGCGCGGAGGTGCTGCTGTCCACGGAGGCCGTGCTGTCCTCCTCGCAGGCGCCCGGCGCCCAGACGGAGTCCTTCGTCGCCCAGGTACAGGCGCCGGGGCTGGATGCCGGACGGTGCGTCACGCTGCCGGTGTCCGGCATCTCGTACCCGCCCCCGGCCTTCCAGCCGGGTGCGCCGCTGTACCTGGGCGCGCGTGTGGACGGGATGCAGTCCGTCCCGGAGCTGCGTGAGGACAACAACACCTTCACGAAGGGCACCGTGGGCGAGGGCCATGGCCCCGACCTGGTGGTGCGTTCGGTGAAGGGCCCCGGCAACCTTCCGGATTCCCCTTCGTTCTTCCTGGAGGCGCAGGTTTGCAACGTGGGCACGCAGAGCCTGTCTGGCTCCGCCTACCTGGAGTTCTACCTCGCCACGGAAGCCGCGGTGACGCTCCCGCCGTCGTCCGGGCCCTATCCCATGCAGACCCAGGTTCCGCTGGGCGGGGAGAACGTGTCCTATCTCCCCGCCGGCCAGTGCCAGACGGTGGCGGTGAACGCCTATCGCATCCTGCCCTCGGGGGCACAGCCGGGGCAGCCCCTGTACCTGGGCGCGGCCATCGACCCGTTCCGCATGGTCCCGGAGCTGAACGAGGACAACAACACGTTCATCCAGGGGCTGGTGGGCACGGGCCCGGAAGCGGACCTGGTGATCACGGACGTGCGCGCGCCCGCGAACCTCGTCGAAGGCCAGTCCTTCACCGCGACCTATAAGGTCTGCAACCGCGGCAACACGCTCGCGCACGACTACGGGGTCTCGCTGTTCCTCTCCACGGAGACGGAGCCTCCCGTGTCGCGGCCGCCGCCGGCGCCGCCCGTGTTCGCGGACCTCCAGCGGGCCTATGCCTTCCTGGGGCGCGCCCAGCCCTACGCGACGCTCGCGGCCGGGCAGTGCACGACCGAGCGCTCCACGTTCACCGCCATGCGCCCCATTGACGCGATGCCCTCGCCGTTCGAGCGGCCCCTGCACCTGAGCGCGGTCGTGGACGCGCAGGGACCCGAGCCGCGCACGGACAACAACGGCTTCGCCGCGGGCATCGTCGGCCTGGGCATCGGGCCGGACCTCGTCATCACCGAGCTGCAGGGGCCCGCCAGCGTGCGGCCCTGGGGCTCCTTCACCAGCACCGTGAAGGTCTGCAACGTGGGCACGGGGACGATGAACAGCGGCGCGTACGTGGATGTCTACGTGAGCGTGGACGACACCCTGCCGGCGCCGGACCCGCTGGCGCCTCCGGGCCCATTGCCGATGGGCAGCCATCGGATCGTGGGGAGCGCGCTCGTGCCGGCGCTGAGCGCGGGCGCCTGCGCCACGCGGCAGATCGTCGGGTCGGCGGAGTTGCCGCCCTACGCGATTCCGTTCCGTCCGCTGTACCTGGGGGCCGTCGTCTCCCAGGGCCCGGCGCCGCAGGAGCTGCGCAGGGACAACAACACGCGCGTGGCGGGCCCCTTGAGCGTGGGCAACGGGCCGGACCTGGTGGTCACCTCGGTGGAGGCCCCCGGCACCGTCGCGCCGTATGAGCCGTTCGCCGCCACCGTGCGCGTCTGCAACGTGGGCACCGACTCCGTGAACTCCACCGAGGTGGCGCTCGTCGTGTCCTCGGAAGAGACCTGGGCCCTGCCTCCGCAGGGCTCGCCGGCGCCGTTCCCCGGCCCCGACCAGTTCCTGGCGGGGTTCGTGAACGTCGCGCCGCTCCAGGCCGGGCAGTGCGTGAGCTCCATGGGGATGATGTCCGCGGGCCAACCCCCGGGGGGCGCCTCACCGGGGCAGCCCGTGTTCCTGAGCGCCGTCGTGGATCCGTTCCAGAACCAGCCGGAGCTGCGCGAGGACAACAACGTCTTCGTGAAGGGCCGGCTGGGCGTGGGGTGGGATGCCGACCTGGTCATCACCGCGCTGACGCCGCCCGCCAGCATCCAGCCGGGCCAGTCCTTCACCACCACCCTCACCGTCTGCAACCAGGGCTCCCAGCCCTCGTCCAATCAGGCGCTGGTGACACTGCACCTGTTGACCGTCCCCGAGCTGTCCCTGCCGGCGCCGGGCGCGCCCCCGCCGCCCCAGGATGAGTTCCTGGGCGAGTTCTTCATCCCCCAGCTGGCCGCGCACACCTGCAGCACCACGCCGGTGACAGGCCACTTCTACGGAGCCTGGTGGCAGGAGCGCACGTATTACGTGGGGGCCACCCTGGACCGGAACGGGAGCACCCCGGAGGTGCGCAAGGACAACAACACCTTCATCGGGCCGCGCGTCGGCGTGGGGTCCGCGCCGGACCTCGTCATCACCGCCGTGGGCGGGCCGGAGAACATCGCGCCCCATGACCAGGCGCCGGTCTCCGTCACGGTCTGCAACCAGGGCACGCAGCCCTCCTTCGCGCAGAGAGTGGAGCTCTTCTTCACCACGGAGCCCACACCTCCGGAGCCGCCCCTCCCCGGGATGCCCATGGATCCGGCCTCCGGCGTGTCCCTGGTGGGAACGGTGGACATTCCCCCCCTGCCCGAGAACGCGTGCATCACGCGGGAAGACACCCTCCACGCCAGTCCACCGGCGTCAGGGCCGGAAGTGCCTCTCTTCCTGGCAGCCATCGTGCGCGCCCCCTCTCCCTTCGACGAGCTGCGCACGGACAACAACGCCTTCATGCGGGGCCGCATCGGCGTGGGGTACGCGCCGGACCTGGTCGTCACGGAGGTCACCGCTCCGTTCGCCGTGCGCGGGGGGGAGATGTTCCTCACCACCGTGACGGTCTGCAACCAGGGCACGCAGTCCTCGTGGGGGAACAGCCAGGTGGAGGTCCTCCTCTCCACCCAGCCCACCCTGGCGTTCCCGGACGAGATGCCGTCCTCCGCCACCCAGGTGAGCCTGGGCCAGTTGGACGTGGACAATCTGGATGCGGGGCAGTGCACGACGCGCCAGCTCTTCGCCTCCGCGTACACGCTGCCCGGCTACCAGTCCTCCGGGCTGTTCTACCTGGGCGCGCTGGTGGACTCGCAGCGGTTCGTGACGGAGCTGCGCGAGGACAACAACGCCTTCGTCGAGGGCTTCCTCGCGGTGCTGCCGTAG